In the genome of Nymphaea colorata isolate Beijing-Zhang1983 chromosome 9, ASM883128v2, whole genome shotgun sequence, one region contains:
- the LOC116261578 gene encoding uncharacterized protein LOC116261578: MGSTISSPPVPLNSRARLSSPASLAFGEKKTGRQLLDGRGSPEEGDQKEEKEGIPMKQQQQQQSTSSTSPTSALAVWRWTAVDINYRAVILILVPLSLILILSVLHFYAPPLSPLRSLSFYSFPVSRAPSAVNPKKRSAEAEGAKRRRIDASRVAICLVGGARRFELTGPSLLERVVGAFNNSDLFLHSPLDKDAYKLSLLKAAPRIAAVKIFDPKPIPEDHFQKHVLTSSNSPKGLQGLLQYFNLVEGCLTMIEKHQEENGFKYDWIVRTRVDGFWSAPISPNNFVPGKYVVPSGSRYGGLNDRYGVGDLNTSRAALSRLSLIPELYKAGYQQLNSESAFKAQLKTRKVRFVERRVPFCVLSDRQYAFPPVRYGVPVAAVSSEGPLSGAKCRPCKAVCRGACAADVLGNLDRGWSWTDGSRGSAALCDASGPWGKGWEREFDRAAGKRLAAWRRRIAAMNVSQCVENFESMRKRTASWDAPSPSDICRRGL; the protein is encoded by the exons ATGGGCTCCACTATCTCCTCCCCCCCCGTCCCCCTAAATTCACGAGCGAGGCTGTCGTCGCCGGCGTCCTTAGCCTTCGGAGAGAAGAAAACCGGAAGGCAACTCTTGGATGGAAGGGGGAGCCCGGAGGAAGGCGAtcagaaggaggagaaggaagggaTACCCatgaagcagcagcagcagcagcagtcgACGAGCTCGACCTCCCCCACGTCGGCCCTCGCCGTGTGGAGATGGACGGCCGTCGACATCAACTACCGGGCCGTCATCCTCATCCTCGTGCCCCTCTCCCTCATCCTCATCCTCTCCGTCCTCCACTTCTACGCCCCTCCCTTATCCCCTCTCAGATCCCTCTCCTTCTACTCCTTCCCGGTCTCGCGGGCGCCCTCCGCCGTGAATCCTAAGAAGAGGAGCGCGGAGGCGGAGGGGGCGAAGAGGCGGAGGATCGACGCGTCTCGGGTTGCGATCTGCCTGGTGGGCGGGGCGAGACGGTTCGAGCTGACGGGGCCGTCGCTTCTGGAGCGGGTCGTAGGCGCCTTCAACAACTCGGACCTGTTCCTGCACAGCCCGCTCGACAAGGACGCGTACAAGCTGTCCCTCCTCAAGGCCGCCCCTCGGATCGCTGCAGTAAAGATCTTCGACCCGAAACCCATACCCGAGGACCACTTCCAGAAGCACGTCCTCACCTCCAGCAACTCCCCCAAAGGCCTGCAG GGTCTGCTTCAGTACTTCAACCTCGTGGAGGGCTGCCTGACTATGATCGAGAAGCACCAGGAGGAGAACGGGTTCAAGTACGACTGGATCGTTCGTACCCGAGTCGACGGCTTCTGGTCCGCGCCCATCTCCCCGAATAACTTCGTCCCGGGGAAGTACGTGGTGCCCAGCGGGTCGCGGTACGGGGGCCTCAACGACCGCTACGGGGTGGGCGACCTGAACACGTCTCGGGCTGCCCTGTCCCGCCTCTCGTTGATCCCGGAACTCTACAAGGCGGGGTACCAGCAGCTCAACTCCGAGTCGGCGTTCAAAGCGCAGCTGAAGACGCGCAAGGTCCGGTTCGTGGAGCGGCGCGTGCCCTTCTGCGTCCTGAGCGACCGCCAGTACGCTTTCCCGCCGGTGCGCTACGGCGTCCCGGTGGCGGCTGTGAGCAGCGAGGGGCCGCTGAGCGGGGCCAAGTGCAGGCCGTGCAAGGCCGTCTGCAGGGGGGCGTGCGCGGCGGACGTGCTCGGGAACCTGGACAGAGGGTGGAGCTGGACGGACGGGTCGCGCGGCTCGGCGGCTCTGTGCGACGCCAGTGGGCCGTGGGGGAAGGGCTGGGAGCGGGAGTTCGACCGGGCCGCCGGGAAGAGGCTGGCTGCTTGGAGACGTCGGATCGCCGCGATGAACGTCTCCCAGTGCGTTGAGAACTTCGAGTCGATGCGGAAGCGGACGGCTTCTTGGGACGCGCCCTCACCGTCGGATATCTGCAGACGAGGGCTCTGA
- the LOC116261178 gene encoding protein HIGH CHLOROPHYLL FLUORESCENCE PHENOTYPE 244, chloroplastic gives MASSCSVPLPQLSTARSLSRRRGTSVFWGRSIRQVDSNVSALFKSLISNSGCAGRPVRPASITCNAQTTAPSAMASGTPVRATSLLVVGATGTLGRQVVRRALDEGYDVRCLVRPRPTPADFLRDWGATIVNGDLSKPDTIPATLVGVHTIIDCATGRPEEPIQTVDWEGKVSLIQCAKAMGIQKYVFFSIHNCDMHPEVPLMEIKRCTERYLQDSGLNHITIRLCGFMQGLIGQYAVPILEQKSVWGTDAPTRIAYMDTQDIARLTFIALRNPKLDGKVLTFAGPRAWTTQEVVTLCERLAGQDANVTTVPVSILKLTRQITRFFQWTNDVADRLAFSEVLSSNTVFTAQMNETYSLLGVDAKDIITLERYLQEYFTNILKKLKDLKAQSKQTDIYF, from the exons aTGGCGTCGAGTTGCAGTGTTCCTCTCCCTCAGTTGTCGACTGCCCGCTCTCTCTCCCGCCGGCGCGGCACTTCCGTCTTCTGGGGGCGCTCCATTCGACAAGTTGATTCCAATGTATCTGCCCTATTCAAGTCCCTCATCTCCAATTCGGGATGCGCAG GTAGGCCTGTTAGACCTGCCTCTATAACATGTAATGCTCAGACAACTGCACCAAGTGCCATGGCATCTGGGACTCCTGTAAGAGCAACAAGCCTACTTGTTGTTGGGGCCACTGGAACTTTGGGACGTCAGGTTGTTAGGAGGGCACTAGACGAGGGCTATGATGTCAGATGTCTTGTAAGACCTCGGCCAACTCCTGCTGACTTCCTTCGAGATTGGGGTGCAACGATAGTGAAT GGTGACTTAAGCAAGCCAGATACCATACCAGCTACACTAGTAGGTGTCCACACTATAATAGATTGTGCCACGGGCAGACCTGAAGAACCAATTCAAACT GTGGACTGGGAAGGAAAAGTTTCTCTTATCCAGTGTGCAAAGGCTATGGGAATTCAAAagtatgttttcttttcaattcaCAATTGTGACATGCACCCAGAAGTTCCTTTAATGGAGATCAAGCGATGCACAGAGAGATATCTTCAAGACTCGGGTCTAAATCATATTACAATCCGATTATGTGGATTCATGCAG GGTTTAATTGGACAGTATGCAGTACCAATATTAGAACAGAAATCTGTTTGGGGAACTGATGCACCCACAAGAATTGCTTACATGGATACACAG GATATAGCTCGACTAACCTTTATAGCTTTGCGAAATCCAAAACTTGATGGGAAGGTTTTGACGTTTGCTGGTCCACGTGCATGGACAACCCAGGAG GTGGTAACTCTATGTGAGAGACTTGCTGGACAAGATGCCAATGTGACAACTGTTCCTGTTTCCATTCTGAAGCTTACTCGACAAATCACTCGGTTTTTCCAGTGGACAAATGATGTTGCTGACAGACTTGCATTCTCTGAG GTTCTTTCAAGTAACACAGTTTTCACTGCTCAAATGAACGAGACATATAGTCTGCTTGGCGTGGATGCAAAGGACATCATCACTCTAGAGAGATATCTGCAGGAGTACTTCACTAacatattgaaaaaattaaaagatctCAAAGCACAATCAAAGCAAACAGACATTTACTTTTGA